A genome region from Euphorbia lathyris chromosome 4, ddEupLath1.1, whole genome shotgun sequence includes the following:
- the LOC136227759 gene encoding uncharacterized protein codes for MAEGIELPVTNPGGEILPDLPVDHLPELPVDVPEGGEIQSGLHVVPPVPREGEILPELCDVTSGGEIQSGLSVNVPPVGQSQPGLPVDPPEGGNLTELSNVSGGGENSTEQPPFVPPEGEIQSGLSVNVPPVGQSQPGLPVDPPEGGNPPEQLPFVPTNYVRDIDAAWAVWYALFSNGCCAGWGILFVMRSPRFEHTSTPFRLFIFAIIYFRLHFVREYSSVLHILFVLSSSRTNY; via the coding sequence ATGGCTGAAGGTATTGAGCTCCCCGTTACTAACCCAGGAGGTGAGATTCTGCCTGATCTCCCCGTTGATCACCTGCCTGAGCTTCCCGTTGATGTTCCCGAGGGAGGTGAGATTCAGTCTGGGCTTCACGTTGTCCCCCCAGTTCCCCGAGAAGGTGAGATTCTGCCTGAGCTTTGCGATGTTACCTCAGGAGGTGAGATTCAGTCTGGGCTTTCCGTTAATGTTCCCCCAGTTGGTCAGAGTCAGCCTGGGCTTCCCGTTGATCCCCCAGAAGGTGGGAATCTGACTGAGCTTTCCAATGTTTCCGGGGGAGGTGAGAATTCGACTGAGCAGCCTCCGTTTGTTCCCCCAGAAGGTGAGATTCAGTCTGGGCTTTCCGTTAATGTTCCCCCAGTTGGTCAGAGTCAGCCTGGGCTTCCCGTTGATCCCCCAGAAGGTGGGAATCCGCCTGAGCAGCTTCCGTTTGTTCCAACTAACTATGTTCGTGACATAGACGCGGCGTGGGCAGTATGGTATGCCTTATTTTCAAATGGTTGCTGTGCCGGCTGGGGGATTCTCTTTGTGATGAGGAGTCCTAGGTTTGAACATACATCTACACCTTTCCGATTATTTATTTTCGCGATTATTTATTTTCGCCTTCATTTTGTGCGTGAATATAGTTCTGTCTTACATATCCTATTTGTTTTGTCCTCGAGTCGCACAAATTATTAG